A single genomic interval of Fusobacterium varium harbors:
- a CDS encoding transposase, whose amino-acid sequence MIAVRKALNYVSNYAFENKCFSQHKLNEATYYLLREKFALKSQMSQSVMKTVLAKYKTIKSNNQPFTKVQFKILEYDLVWNRDYLLTNGIFSINSLEGRLKISFETKGMEKYFDGTYTFGTAKLVYKFKKYFLHIPMTKDFIQTTPFQINKIVGIDLGVNFLATVYDSYGKTTFFSGKAIKSKRGHYKILRKDLQELGTKSAKRKIKSIGTRENRYVTDVNHSITKALVEHYGQNTLFVLEDLTNVRQSTERVCINNRYTIVSWAFYQFRKMLEYKAKLNQSIVIAVDPKYTSQTCPKCGHIEKSNRDKKNHIFCCKNCGYQSNDDRIGAMNLWRKGIEYIEKQNSKEVVE is encoded by the coding sequence ATGATAGCTGTTAGAAAAGCATTAAATTATGTTTCAAATTATGCTTTTGAAAACAAATGTTTTTCTCAACATAAACTAAATGAAGCTACATATTATCTACTTAGAGAAAAGTTTGCTCTTAAATCTCAAATGTCGCAATCAGTTATGAAAACTGTACTCGCTAAATACAAGACTATTAAGTCTAATAATCAACCTTTTACTAAAGTACAGTTTAAAATCTTAGAATATGATTTAGTTTGGAATAGAGATTATCTTTTAACTAATGGTATTTTCTCTATCAATAGTTTAGAAGGTAGACTAAAGATATCTTTTGAAACTAAAGGAATGGAAAAATATTTTGATGGAACATATACATTTGGTACTGCTAAACTTGTGTATAAATTTAAGAAGTATTTCTTGCATATTCCAATGACTAAAGATTTTATCCAAACTACACCATTTCAAATTAACAAAATTGTTGGAATTGACTTAGGAGTTAATTTTCTAGCTACTGTATATGATAGTTATGGAAAAACTACATTTTTCAGTGGAAAAGCTATTAAGTCTAAAAGAGGACATTACAAAATCCTAAGAAAAGACCTACAAGAATTAGGAACAAAATCTGCTAAACGCAAAATTAAATCTATTGGTACAAGAGAAAACCGTTATGTTACTGATGTAAACCACAGTATAACCAAGGCACTCGTTGAACATTATGGACAAAATACATTATTTGTCCTTGAAGATTTAACTAATGTTAGGCAGTCAACAGAAAGAGTATGTATAAATAATAGATATACAATTGTTTCTTGGGCTTTTTATCAATTTAGAAAAATGTTAGAGTATAAAGCGAAACTAAACCAATCTATAGTAATAGCAGTAGATCCAAAATATACATCTCAAACTTGCCCAAAATGTGGGCATATAGAGAAAAGTAATAGAGATAAAAAGAACCATATATTCTGTTGTAAAAATTGTGGCTACCAATCCAATGATGATAGGATAGGAGCAATGAATCTTTGGAGGAAAGGTATAGAATATATAGAAAAACAAAACTCCAAAGAGGTTGTAGAGTAA